In the genome of Streptomyces fagopyri, the window GGCGGGAGTGCCCTAACCGCGCCCCACGTAGGGCATCGCGGTGGCCATCACCGTCGCGAACTGCACGTTCGCCTCCAGCGGCAGCTCCGCCATGTGCCGCACGGTGCGGGCCACGTCCGCCGCGTCCATCACCGGCTCGACCGCGAGGTCCCCGTTCGCCTGCGGCGTTCCCGTGCGCATTCCGGAGGTCATGTCGGTCTCCGCGTTGCCGATGTCGATCTGGCCGCACGCGATCCGGTACGCGCGCCCGTCCAGGGACAGCGACTTGGTCAGGCCCGTCACCGCGTGCTTGGTCGCGGTGTACGCGATCGACCGCGGACGCGGCGCGTGCGCCGAGATCGAGCCGTTGTTGATGATCCGGCCGCCCTGCGGGTCCTGTTCCTTCATCTGCCGGAACGCGGCCTGCGCGCACAGGAACGCCCCGTTGAGGTTGGTGTCCACGACGTGCCGCCACGCCTCGTAGGGAAGTTCCTCGACGGGTACGCCCCCCGGGCCGAACGTTCCGGCGTTGTTGAAGAGCAGGTCGAGCCGTCCGAAGCGCTCGCGCACGGAGGCGAAGAGGGCGGTCACGTCCTCGGGGCGGGCGACGTCCGCCCGTACGGCCGCGGAAGGTGCCCGGGGGACGAGGGCCGCCGTCTCCTCCAGGGGCCCGGTCCGGCGTCCGGCCAGCGCCACCGACCAGCCGGCGCGCAGCAGTTCGACGGCCACCGCGCGGCCGATGCCGGAGCCCGCCCCGGTCACTACCGCGATCTTCGTCTGCTTGGCATTCATGGGGCCGCAGCGTATCGACGGCGAGGCGGGGACGCGGGGCGCCTCGCGTCCCACGCCCCCGTTCCGCAACGCTCAGCCGTCAGCCGTCAGCCGTCAGCCGTCAGCCGTCAGCCGTCAGCCGTCAGCCCGGTCGGTTGCCGGGCCGGTCAGTCCGTCTCGTCGGGGTAGCGGACGCCGATCTGCTCGCGTACCGCGTCGAGCGTGCGCATCACGGCGAGGCTGCCGTCGAGGGGGACGAGCGGGGACTCCTTCTCGCCGGCCCGCAGCGCGCGCATCACCTCGGCGGCCTCGTGCTTGAGGCTGTTGCGCGGGCCGTGCGCCGGGTCGGCCGGGAACTCCTCCGCGTCGCGCCCGTCGCGGTGCAGCACGAACCGTTCCGGGAAGAAGAAACCGCCGGGGATCTCGATGCGGCCCTGTGAGCCGGTGACGGAGGCCATGACGGGGGTGCTGCCGTTGATGGAGCAGTGCACCGAAGCGAGAGCACCGCTCTCCCAGGTGAGCACCGCTCCGGTCTGGAGATCGACGCCCTCGTCGGAGAGCACCGCTCTCGCCGTGATGCCCGCGGGCTCCCCGAGCAGCAGATGCGCGAACGACACCGGGTAGACACCGAGGTCGAGCAGCGCGCCGCCGCCCTGCGCGGGGTCGCGCAGCCGGTGCGAGGGCGGGAACGGGCCGTTGATCCCGAAGTCGGCCTGCACGCTGCGGATCTCACCGATCACACCGTCGTCCACGAGCCCCTTGAGCCGGCGGATCAGCGGGTTGCAGTACATCCACATGGCTTCCATCAGGAAGCGGTCGTGCCGGCGGGCGAGCTCGACCAGTTCCTCTGCCTCCCGCACGTTCAGCGTCAGCGCCTTCTCGCACAGCACATGACGCCCGGCCTCCAGACACATCCCGGCCGCCTGCCGGTGCGCCGAGTGCGGAGTCGCCACGTACACGACGTCGACGTCCTCGTCGGCGGCGAGCGACGCCCAGTCCCCGTAGGCCCGGGGGATCCCGAACCGCTCGGCGAACGCCTTCGCCGAGGCGTCGGTCCGCGAGGCCACGGCCACCACCTCCGCGTCCGGCATGTCCACCAGATCCGCCGTGAACGCCGCGGCGATCCCACCGGTCGCCAGAATCCCCCACCGCACCCGCTCGTGCTCGCCCGTCATTCCCGGCCCTTCGCTCTGTCACCCTGATGCGCTGTGACCCCGAACACTCCGTTCGAACTGAGAGCATAGGTGGCGGATCACTCGGAGAGGGAGGGGCACATGCCCGAGCGCGGGCGCACCACGAGGGACGAGGAAGGTCCGCAGGGGCGGATACCGAACACCGTCGTCGCCGGCACCTCGGCGGCCTTCGCCGAACCGGCGCCCGCCGTCGTACACCCCAGGGCCACGCCCGCGGCGGAGAACCCCGGCCCCCGGGACGCCGGTCCGAAGGACGCCGAACCGCGCGACACCGGAGCGCTCCGCCGTACGGGAGTGCTCGTCACCCTGATCCTCGGCGGGCTCACCGCGACACCCCCGCTGGCGATGGACATGTACCTCCCGTCGCTGCCGGAGGTCACCCGCTCCCTGCACGCCCCGGCCGCGACCGTCCAGCTCACGCTGACCGCGTGCCTCGCGGGAATGGCGTTCGGCCAGCTCGTCGTGGGACCGATGAGCGACAAGTGGGGGCGGCGAAGGCCGCTGCTCGCCGGACTGCTCGTCTACGTCCTCGCCACCGCCCTGTGCGCCGTCGCGCCCGACGTCGAACTCCTCGTCGCCTTCCGGCTGGCGCAGGGCCTCGCGGGAGCGGCCGGCATCGTGATCGCCAGAGCTGTTGTCCGTGATCTGTACGACGGCGTGGCGATGGCCCGCTTCTTCTCCACCCTGATGCTGGTCTCCGGCGTCGCCCCGGTCGTCGCACCCCTCATCGGCGGGCAGATCCTGCGCGCCACCGACTGGCGCGGCGTCTTCGTCGTCCTCACCGCCGTCGGCATCGGACTCACCGCGCTCGTCTGGACGAGGCTCCCCGAGACCCTCGCGCCCGCCGACCGGCACGCCGGCGGCGTCGGCGAAGCCCTCCGCTCCATGCGCGCCTTGCTCGCCGACCGGATCTTCACCGGCTACATGCTGGCGGGCGGCTTCGCCTTCGCCGCGCTCTTCGCGTACATCTCGGCCTCGCCGTTCGTGATCCAGGAGATCTACGGCGCGTCCCCGCAGACGTTCAGCCTGCTCTTCGGCGTCAACTCGGTCGGCCTGGTGGTCGTCGGCCAGATCAACGGGAAGCTCCTCGTCGGGCGGGTCAGCCTCGACAAGGTCCTCGCCCTGGGCCTCACCCTCATCGCCCTCGGCGCCGGCGCGCTGCTCCTGATGTCCTCCGGCGCCCTCGGCGAGGTCGGGCTGGCGCCGGTGGCCGCCGCCCTGTTCGTCCTGATGTCCGCGATGGGCCTCGCGCTGCCCAACACCCAGGCGCTCGCCCTGATGCGCGTACGGCACGCGGCCGGCTCCGCCTCCGCGCTGCTGGGCACCTCCTCCTTCCTCATCGGGGCGATCGCCTCGCCGCTGGTCGGCATGGCGGGGGAGCACACCGCCGTTCCGATGGCCGTCGTCCAACTGGCGGCGGTACTGGTGGCCGTCGCCTGCTTCATGGCACTGTGCCGTCCCTGGCGGGCGGGACGCACCGCGGACGGAAAGGCGGCGGAGAGCTGAGCGCACCGAGACTGCGCGTCGACACACCGGAGCGGGCCGGGCTCGATCCGGCCGAACTGCGCCACCTCGTCCGCGACGTCCGCGCCCTCACCCGCGGACCGCACCCCTGGGCGGCCGGCGTCGTCGTGGTCGCCGGGCGCGGCCCGGTCATCGCCGTCGAGGAGGCGGCGGGCTGGGCGGTGCGCTACGCGTCGTACGACGAGAAGACCGACACCGGGGTCGAACTGCCGCCCACCCAGCGGCTTCCGATGACCGTGCGCACCCCCTTCGATCTGGCCTCCCTCACCAAACTGTTCACGGCGGTCGCCGCGGTGCAGCAGCTGGAGCGCGGCACGCTCGGCATCGACGCGCGCGTGGGGGCGTATCTTCCGGAGTTCCGCGCGGCCGGCGCGCACGACATCACCGTGCGGCAACTGCTCACGCACACCTCCGGACTGCGGCCCGAACTCCCGCTGTACGCATGCCCGGACGACGAGGCGCGGCTCGCGCTGCTCAGGGCGGAGGAGCCCTCGTCCGAGCCGGGGGAGTACCTGTACTCGGACCTGAACCTGCTCCTCCTCCAGCACGTCCTGGAACGCATCACCGGCCGCTCCCTCGACGTCCTCGTCCGGGACGGGATCACCCGGCCGCTGGGGATGACGGCCACCCGCTTCGGGCCGTGCCCGGACGCGGCGGCGACCGAGGACCAGCGGCGGCCGTGGGCCAAGGCGGACCGCGGGATGCTGCGGGGCGTGGTGCACGACGAGAACGCGTGGGCGCTCGGCGGGGTGGCGGGGCACGCGGGTCTCTTCTCCACCGCCCGCGACCTCGCCGTCTTCTGCCGCACGCTTCTCGCGGGCGGTTCCTACGGGCCCGCGCGCATCCTGGGTCCCGACTTCGTCGAACTGATGCTCACCCCGCCCGGTCTCGGCTTCGCCATCGGCCAGTCGTGGTTCATGGGAACCCTGGCGGAGGCCGGCGCGGCGGGACACACGGGTTTCACGGGGACGTCGCTGGTGCTGGATCCGGCGACGGACACGTTTGTCGTGCTGCTGGGGAACACGGTGCATCCTCGGCGGCGGCCGGTGCGGAACGCGCCGCGGGTGGAGGTGGCTACGCGGATGGCTCGGGCGGTACGGGACGCTTGACGCGGGTTCCTCTCGCCCCCGCCGCCCCTACCCGTCCCATCCCCCGGGGCTCCGCCCCCGGACCCCCGCCAAGGGGCTGCCGCCCCCTGGACCCCCGCCGTCGCCCGAAGGGCTCGTCCTCAAACGCCGGACGGGCTGAAAACGACCCCGCCGCCGGTCTCGCAGCGCGGGCCCGCACCACCAGCCCGTCCGGCGCTTGAGGACGAGGCCGTTCAGGCCGATACGGGGGTCTGGGCGCGGAGCCCCCAGGAACAGATGCGTCGGGTAGGGGCGGCGGGGGCGAGAACCCGGGCGGGTCACCCCACCCCCGTAGAATCACCGCGTGAACGCCCCCGCACCCCCCGCCGACACCCTGCGCACCGCCCTCGCGGGCCTGCTCGACGGGCTGCCCCCGAAGACAGCCGCCCAGGCCGTCGAGCGGCTGATCGCGAACTACCGGGGCACCACCCCGACCCACGCACCGATCCTCCGCGACCGCTCGGACGTCGTCGCGTACGCCGCCTACCGGATGCCGGCGACGTTCGAGGCGGTGCGCGGCGCGCTGGAGGCGTTCGCCGACGCGGTGCCGGAGTGGACGCCGGCGAGCCATGTGGACGTCGGCGGTGGCACGGGCGCCGCGACCTGGGCGGTGAACGCGACCTGGCCGGGCGCCCGCCCCGTGACCGTGCTCGACTGGGCCGAACCCGCGCTCGCCCTCGGCCGCGAGATCGCCGCCACGAACCCGGAGCTGACGCCCGCGGAGTGGCAGCGCGCACGCATCGGAGCGGCGCTCACCCTGGAGAGCACCGATCTCGTGACCGTGTCCTACGTCCTCGGCGAACTCACCGCCGCCGACCGCGCCTGGGTCGTGTCGGCCGCGGCCGTCGCCGCGCAGGCCGTAGTGATCATCGAGCCGGGCACGCCCGACGGGTACGCCCGGGTGATCGAGGCCCGCGACCGTCTGGTCGGCGCCGGGTTCCACGTCGCCGCGCCCTGTCCGCACAGCGCGGCCTGCCCCATCGTGCCCGGCGAGGACTGGTGCCACTTCTCCGCCCGGGTCAGCCGCTCCTCCCTCCACCGGCAGGTCAAGGGCGGCTCCCTGGCGTACGAGGACGAGAAGTTCAGCTACGTCGCCGCCACCCGCCTCCCGGCGGACCCGGCCGCCTCCCGCGTGGTGCGCAGACCGCAGATCCGCAAGGGACAGGTACTGCTCGACCTGTGCGGTCCGGACGAGTCCCTGCACCGCGAGACCGTGACCAAGCGCCACGGACCGCTCTACCGGGCGGCCCGCGACGCGGACTGGGGCGACGCCTGGCCGCCTCCGGCCGAGGAGGACTGACCCCCCGCCCCGGCCGAGGAGGACTGACCCCCCGCCCCGGCGGAGGAAGGCTGCCCCCGCCCCGGCCGAGGAAGGCTGCCTCCCGCCCCCGGCGGAGGAAGCCTGCCCCCTGCCCCCGGCCGGGGAAGGCTGATGGGACGCCCACCTCCCAGGAGTACCGACCCGCCGCCCGGCCGACGAAGGCCGACCGGGCGGCCGTCTTCCGGGTCCCCGTTCAGCACCTCAGTTCCTGCGTGCAGCACTTCACGCTGCCGCCGCCCTTGAGCAGTTCGCTCAGATCGATGCCGATGGGCTCGAACCCCCGGTCGCGGAGCGGCTCGAAGAGCCCGGCCGCGGCCTGCGGCAGCAGCACGTGCAGGCCGTCCGAGACCCCGTTCAGGCCGAACGCGGCGGCGGCCTCGCCGGTGGCGGTCAACGCGTCGGGGAACAGCCGGCGCAGCACCTCGCGGCTGCCGGGGGAGAACGCGGGCGGGTAGTACATGATCTCGTCCGTCGTGTCGTCGAGGACGGTGAGGGCCGTGTCCAGGTGGTAGTAGCGGGGATCGACCAGGTCGAGCCCGAGCACCGGGCGGCCGAAGTACTCCTGGGCCTCGCCGTGCGAGAGCGGGCTCGCCCGGAAACCGCGCCCGGCGAGCAGGTACGAGGCGGTGACCGCGAAGTCGCCCTCGCCCTCGTTGATGTGCACCGGCTCGCGGACGTAGGGGAACCCGTGGGCGCGGAACCACTCCAGGTGGACCGCCGCCTCCGCCTCGCGCTCCCGGTGCGCGAACCGCGCGCCGAGCACGCGACCGTCCACGACCGTCGCCCCGTTCGCGGCGAACACCATGTCCGGCAGGCCGGGGCGCGGGACGAGCACCTCGACCGTGTGGCCCAGCGAGCGGTAGCGGTCCCGCAGATCCTCCCACTGGGCGACGGCGAGCGCCACGTCGACCGGTTTGGCCGGGTCCATCCAGGGGTTGATGGTGTAGGTGACACCGAAGTGCTCGGGCGGGCACATCAGATAGCGCCGGGGTGTGGCGCTGCGCAGAGGGTGCAAGGAGGGCTCCTCACGTGCCGCGGGGCAGATGATGCCCATGGTGCGCCGAGAGGCTCCGTCCGGCTCGGCGGCGAACGGGTGGTCCTCCCACGAGCCCCGCCACCGAGGCACCCACGAGGCACCCGAAAGGCGCCCGCGAGGCACCGACGAGGCACCCGCGAGGCACCGACGAGGCATTCAAAAGGCGCCCGCGAGGCGCCCGCGGGCCGTGCCCACGAGCCGCCACCTCCCCGACGAAAAGAGCACCCCCGCACCCGGCGTCAGCATCCGCCCCGGCACCCCTCCGCGCCCCTCCGTACCCCACCCATCAGGCCGAACGGCGGCGAGACGCCCCGTCTTGCCGACCTGTTAGGTTCGCCCCATGGCCCCGACGTCGCCCCCGCCTCCCGAGCCTTCCCGGCCCTCCCCCCGACCGTCCCCTCCGCCCGCCCCACAAGCCGCCCCGCCCGCCGCCAAGTCCGCCCCCGACTCCTCCCGCCGCAGCGAGAAGTCCCGGCGCGCGATCTTCGACGCGGCCCTCGCCCTCGTCGGCGAGGTCGGCTACCCCCGGACCACGATCGAGGGTGTCGCCGCCCGCGCCGGGGTCGGCAAGCAGACGATCTACCGGTGGTGGCCCTCGAAGGCCGCGGTCCTCCTGGACGCCTTCATGGACCTCGCGGAACGGGCCGCCCGGGAGGCGGGACAGGAGTCGTACGAGATCCCGGACACCGGCGACCTGGCCGCCGACCTCAAACAGGTCCTGCGCGCCACCGTCGACGAACTGCTGAACCCCGCGTTCGAGATCCCCTCGCGCGCCCTGGCCGCCGAGGGCCTGGTGAACGAACCGCTCGGCGCCGAATTCGTCACGAAACTCCTCGAACCCCAGCTCCAGCTGTACGTGAAGCGGCTCAGGTCCGCCCAGGACGGGGGCGAACTGCGGCCCGACCTCGACCCGCGGATCGCTCTGGAGCTCTTCGTCTCCCCGCTGGCCCAGCGCTGGCTCCAGCGCACCGGCCCGATCTCGTACGCGTACACGGACACCTTGGTCGACTACGCCCTGTACGGGCTCGCTCCCCGGGGATGAACCGTGTCAGAGGGGGAGATCACGCCTGATTCCGGCCCGCGCCGTCCTGGTCCCACCCACCCCGGATGCGAGCTCTGTCCACCCGGGGCGCAGGATGGTGGGACCATAGGGCTTGTCGGATGCCGGTCGCGAAGGCCTCCACCGGTACGACCGCATCGACACGACCGCTGTCGGCACCACTGCTAGGCGAGGAGATTGATGAGCGCAGAGTTCGGCCGCCGCTCCGGCGCGCAGGGCAGGATCTCCCAGTGGCTGCGTGGTCGCCGTCCCAAGGAGATCGCCGACGACGGCGGGCGTGAGGGCCTGCTGCTCGCCGCTGCCGCCGCCGGGCTGCCGCTCGCGCAGGCCGCGTATCCCTCCGGCTACCGGTGTTCCTGTGACCGCGTCGGTTGTCCCACCCCCGCGCGCCATCCCGTGTCCTTCGCCTGGCAGACCCAGTCCACGACCGACCGCGCCCAGATCGAGCGCTGGGTACGCCACCAGCCGCAGGCCAACTTCATCACCGCCACCGGCATGGTGCACGACGTGCTCGACGTGCCCGTCGACGCG includes:
- a CDS encoding multidrug effflux MFS transporter, encoding MPERGRTTRDEEGPQGRIPNTVVAGTSAAFAEPAPAVVHPRATPAAENPGPRDAGPKDAEPRDTGALRRTGVLVTLILGGLTATPPLAMDMYLPSLPEVTRSLHAPAATVQLTLTACLAGMAFGQLVVGPMSDKWGRRRPLLAGLLVYVLATALCAVAPDVELLVAFRLAQGLAGAAGIVIARAVVRDLYDGVAMARFFSTLMLVSGVAPVVAPLIGGQILRATDWRGVFVVLTAVGIGLTALVWTRLPETLAPADRHAGGVGEALRSMRALLADRIFTGYMLAGGFAFAALFAYISASPFVIQEIYGASPQTFSLLFGVNSVGLVVVGQINGKLLVGRVSLDKVLALGLTLIALGAGALLLMSSGALGEVGLAPVAAALFVLMSAMGLALPNTQALALMRVRHAAGSASALLGTSSFLIGAIASPLVGMAGEHTAVPMAVVQLAAVLVAVACFMALCRPWRAGRTADGKAAES
- a CDS encoding SDR family oxidoreductase, giving the protein MNAKQTKIAVVTGAGSGIGRAVAVELLRAGWSVALAGRRTGPLEETAALVPRAPSAAVRADVARPEDVTALFASVRERFGRLDLLFNNAGTFGPGGVPVEELPYEAWRHVVDTNLNGAFLCAQAAFRQMKEQDPQGGRIINNGSISAHAPRPRSIAYTATKHAVTGLTKSLSLDGRAYRIACGQIDIGNAETDMTSGMRTGTPQANGDLAVEPVMDAADVARTVRHMAELPLEANVQFATVMATAMPYVGRG
- a CDS encoding small ribosomal subunit Rsm22 family protein yields the protein MNAPAPPADTLRTALAGLLDGLPPKTAAQAVERLIANYRGTTPTHAPILRDRSDVVAYAAYRMPATFEAVRGALEAFADAVPEWTPASHVDVGGGTGAATWAVNATWPGARPVTVLDWAEPALALGREIAATNPELTPAEWQRARIGAALTLESTDLVTVSYVLGELTAADRAWVVSAAAVAAQAVVIIEPGTPDGYARVIEARDRLVGAGFHVAAPCPHSAACPIVPGEDWCHFSARVSRSSLHRQVKGGSLAYEDEKFSYVAATRLPADPAASRVVRRPQIRKGQVLLDLCGPDESLHRETVTKRHGPLYRAARDADWGDAWPPPAEED
- a CDS encoding TetR/AcrR family transcriptional regulator; translated protein: MAPTSPPPPEPSRPSPRPSPPPAPQAAPPAAKSAPDSSRRSEKSRRAIFDAALALVGEVGYPRTTIEGVAARAGVGKQTIYRWWPSKAAVLLDAFMDLAERAAREAGQESYEIPDTGDLAADLKQVLRATVDELLNPAFEIPSRALAAEGLVNEPLGAEFVTKLLEPQLQLYVKRLRSAQDGGELRPDLDPRIALELFVSPLAQRWLQRTGPISYAYTDTLVDYALYGLAPRG
- the ddaH gene encoding dimethylargininase; the protein is MGIICPAAREEPSLHPLRSATPRRYLMCPPEHFGVTYTINPWMDPAKPVDVALAVAQWEDLRDRYRSLGHTVEVLVPRPGLPDMVFAANGATVVDGRVLGARFAHREREAEAAVHLEWFRAHGFPYVREPVHINEGEGDFAVTASYLLAGRGFRASPLSHGEAQEYFGRPVLGLDLVDPRYYHLDTALTVLDDTTDEIMYYPPAFSPGSREVLRRLFPDALTATGEAAAAFGLNGVSDGLHVLLPQAAAGLFEPLRDRGFEPIGIDLSELLKGGGSVKCCTQELRC
- a CDS encoding Gfo/Idh/MocA family protein translates to MTGEHERVRWGILATGGIAAAFTADLVDMPDAEVVAVASRTDASAKAFAERFGIPRAYGDWASLAADEDVDVVYVATPHSAHRQAAGMCLEAGRHVLCEKALTLNVREAEELVELARRHDRFLMEAMWMYCNPLIRRLKGLVDDGVIGEIRSVQADFGINGPFPPSHRLRDPAQGGGALLDLGVYPVSFAHLLLGEPAGITARAVLSDEGVDLQTGAVLTWESGALASVHCSINGSTPVMASVTGSQGRIEIPGGFFFPERFVLHRDGRDAEEFPADPAHGPRNSLKHEAAEVMRALRAGEKESPLVPLDGSLAVMRTLDAVREQIGVRYPDETD
- a CDS encoding serine hydrolase domain-containing protein; protein product: MAGGTHRGRKGGGELSAPRLRVDTPERAGLDPAELRHLVRDVRALTRGPHPWAAGVVVVAGRGPVIAVEEAAGWAVRYASYDEKTDTGVELPPTQRLPMTVRTPFDLASLTKLFTAVAAVQQLERGTLGIDARVGAYLPEFRAAGAHDITVRQLLTHTSGLRPELPLYACPDDEARLALLRAEEPSSEPGEYLYSDLNLLLLQHVLERITGRSLDVLVRDGITRPLGMTATRFGPCPDAAATEDQRRPWAKADRGMLRGVVHDENAWALGGVAGHAGLFSTARDLAVFCRTLLAGGSYGPARILGPDFVELMLTPPGLGFAIGQSWFMGTLAEAGAAGHTGFTGTSLVLDPATDTFVVLLGNTVHPRRRPVRNAPRVEVATRMARAVRDA